Proteins encoded by one window of Aphis gossypii isolate Hap1 chromosome X, ASM2018417v2, whole genome shotgun sequence:
- the LOC114120619 gene encoding uncharacterized protein LOC114120619 isoform X5 codes for MSKENAMQKYVDELKKIVETMAYTNPVADFVSSLDSFYESVSIDDLEMVVGPIERGNLIERNSCSIVSSVNEHQDIADTEIDEECFHDVLEVNNLANGEHFINVQNINQYLSSNDYIENFESENCIPVSQQNGDSMVEFKCANDFLDEFKLQIRNTVSSMKYDLDVITNRVVKLELKLDEIKKREQNHYQAPYYNLCQMVILIGWPIIVQLIFNWFKRRNRQKALNWYIYLNQNLPSNCCKRKIYIEKYVFCSNSNLQKYEVRRRDVFLNGQRVQKIF; via the exons ATTGTAGAAACTATGGCTTATACAAATCCTGTGGCCGATTTTGTGTCTAGTTTGGATTCGTTTTATGAATCAGTTTCCATTGATGACTTAGAAATGGTGGTTGGTCCAATTGAACGAGgcaatttaatag AACGAAATAGTTGCAGCATAGTTTCATCAGTAAATGAACATCAAGATATAGCAGACACAGAAATAGATGAAGAATGTTTTCACGATGTATTAGAAGTAAACAATTTG gCAAATGGAGAACATTTCAtcaatgttcaaaatattaatcaatatttaagttCCAATgactatattgaaaattttgaatcCGAAAACTGCATTCCAGTATCTCAACAAAATGGAGATAGTATGGTAGAGTTCAAATGTGCAAATGACT ttttagatgaatttaaattacaaataagaaATACAGTGTCCTCTATGAAGTATGATCTGGATGTTATAACAAATAGAGTTGTTAAACTAGAACTGAAATTAGATgag ataaaaaaaagagaacAAAATCATTATCAAGCCccatactataatttatgccAGATGGTGATCCTAATTGGATGGCCCATTATTGTTCAGTTAATATTCAATTGGTTCAAAAGGCGAAATAGACAAAAAGCCTTAAAC TGGTATATATACTTGAATCAAAACCTACCATCAAATTGTTGCAAAAGAAAAAtctacattgaaaaatatgtgttttgcTCAAATTCGAATTTGCAAAAGta tgAGGTAAGGCGTAGAGACGTATTCCTCAACGGGCAAcgagttcaaaaaatattttaa